A stretch of DNA from Thermanaerosceptrum fracticalcis:
CTATGGGTAAGAAAGTCTTAGGCCTGGTGGCTTCACCCCGAAGGATGGGGAACTGTGAAATGCTCCTGAAAGAAATCATGCTGGCGGGAGAGGATTGGGAGAAAGAGATTATTTATTTACATGAGCTGGAGATCAAGCCTTGTAAAGCCTGCTATCGCTGTTTGCCCAGTGGCGCCCTCTGCCCGGAGAAGGATGATTTCAATTATCTCCTGGACAAAATAGCCCAGTCCGATGGTATTATTCTGGCCGCACCCTGTTATTTCTTAGGCCCTAACGCTATCCTGAAAAATATCATGGATAGATTTATTTCCGTGGGGAATGAAGCAGACAGGTTTAAGGGGAAGCCTTGTTTCACCGTCACTACCTACGGTGTAGAGGGGTGGCAGGGGTTTAGCAGGGAATTTACCAATCTCTTTGCCCGTTTTCTCCACTTAGACCTGAAAGACAGTTTCCTTATTAAGTCATCCTATCCCGGTGAATGCTTTACTGATGAAAAATTGCTGCAGGCTTTAAGAGAAGCAGGAAGAAACCTTTTTAAACCCGGCTATATCTCGCAACCTCCTTCCCTGGCCTGCCCTGTTTGCTGGAACCCTTATCTTTCCCTGCAGGCCGAGGGGGTGGTATGGTGTCCTGTCTGCGGCAGCCGGGGTAAAATAGACCTGAAAGAGGGCAATATTTTTCTTGAATTTACAGATGCAGGGGAACACCGTTTTACGCCTGAGGCCATGGGCCACCATTTTGGAGAGGTCTTGCCCGCTACCATGGAGACCTTTTTAGCCCGGCGCCAGGAAGTCAAGGAATTGCAAAAAAAATACCGCCAGTTTAACTGGGATGTAGAAAAACCCGCTCAAAAATAAGAGCGGGTTTTTAGCGTTTAAGGCCGATACGGGTAATACGGGCATCGACCCGGACTCCCACTGGGACCTGGGGAAAGATCTCTTCCCACTTGATATTCCGATAAACTGCAGGATAGGTGTTAAACAAACTCTGGCCAATGTGCAGATAGTCAATCAGGTCTTTAATACCCTTCCGGCCGAAATCCTCCCCGATGATGACCGCTCGCAGGTGAGCCAGGCTGATTTTGCGTTCGATTTGTCCTTGGGCCGGCCGTAAAGGTTATTAAAATTGTTTATTCTTGTTATGCCTGAGGGAAATATTTCTTATTTTTCTAAGACATACTAAGTGTAGGCTGGAAAAACGGGGGATTGCTGTGTTCTGGCAGAAGAAAAAGAAACCGCAGGCACAAGAAAATAAAAGTGAACAAGAAAAGCAAAAAAGGA
This window harbors:
- a CDS encoding flavodoxin family protein gives rise to the protein MGKKVLGLVASPRRMGNCEMLLKEIMLAGEDWEKEIIYLHELEIKPCKACYRCLPSGALCPEKDDFNYLLDKIAQSDGIILAAPCYFLGPNAILKNIMDRFISVGNEADRFKGKPCFTVTTYGVEGWQGFSREFTNLFARFLHLDLKDSFLIKSSYPGECFTDEKLLQALREAGRNLFKPGYISQPPSLACPVCWNPYLSLQAEGVVWCPVCGSRGKIDLKEGNIFLEFTDAGEHRFTPEAMGHHFGEVLPATMETFLARRQEVKELQKKYRQFNWDVEKPAQK
- a CDS encoding Ger(x)C family spore germination C-terminal domain-containing protein, with the protein product MERKISLAHLRAVIIGEDFGRKGIKDLIDYLHIGQSLFNTYPAVYRNIKWEEIFPQVPVGVRVDARITRIGLKR